The Cucurbita pepo subsp. pepo cultivar mu-cu-16 chromosome LG05, ASM280686v2, whole genome shotgun sequence nucleotide sequence ATTCCATCCATCACAGATTCATAGTTCCACAATTGCCAAAAGTCTATCAAACCTATCTAAGCCAGcctttgttgggttttatgtcctaaaactcatagtttgtaaacaaaaacatattctattttcaataaagttattattgtggtttatttagtaaagattgttattgaataaagtgaactttacgatcattaatctaaattcaataaactaagaacactctaactatagtatgattacttgaactatatgtagagacataaaagtggatcaagttcaagtatatagtcaaaatgatctatagtataaggataaggctgagtaccttattctggggacactatggatgcggcccacttttgtatatgatataaacaatgtgatcactaaattgtacatgtggagacatgtgagtgggggcgtcctatgcaatgagtattgcataagatcggaccatgaagaaaaccactctcactttataatgtcgtttactgttgagactgattttcttttcatttgataACTTAGGTAATTCAGTTTTAATcttgagctaaccatgaactactgtttattcggaattatcgtTAGATTTGCAcaggtgagagtggctctagttcgccgactcaataggcctcccatttcaggggtaagactgggtgaatggctggggacgtggggtgcaagatggaattcactcctacccacttttagggatagaagagaggtagttcccttaagcactgactccaggtcttgaacaaggggccccaccctctcattggcctgagagggattcggtttactggttggaccacaaaccaattgtttattagaggatcagtgagacataaggaacaagaagtaacttcaggggtaaaacggtaaattgacccagctctagttacgaacaacctgtgaaggatcgacttactaatcatggttatatcagatggacagaaatatatctatagtgaggggagtgcaactactaggctatagtggagtgtcctagtagttaacgaatgttggttaaccaggttaatgagtttaatcggttaatcttgaatcgttggagcccatgatctataggtccattaggtccctctgctagctcatatcggactaaaccatagaacagtgtgacgagtgagttcgaagtgttcgaattcaaattagggaatatgcgttacatatatacgatatatttaaccgcaattttattttatttacgaattaaacgaaaagagagaatctgagatatttaaataagatttaaatatcttaatcaattatgtgtcggaattgactgggattggcatttgaattaatattaaatattaattaaatagtttaattaattatttaatgttactttaatttgaaattcattattcaaattaattgttgaattaaaatgaagaaagtcaaaatgttgactttcatctaatggaaaaaccatgttagtggaattttgaggtgtcaaaatttggtttaaccaaacttgcatgtttgccaaataaaccccacaagtttgagtggaattttgagtgtcaaaatttggttaactcaaacatgcatgcttgccacataatcccaaacatttgagtggaattttaagtgtcaaaatttggtgatctcaaatttgcatgaacatgcaaacatgactctttaaatagagtgatcatggtacatggaaggtcttcttcttcttggtgaaaaaccttgagaaaaacctctcacaaacactctcttcacatatacaaaatccctcccaagtttagtcactcaccagattccacaatcccgttctaaggctggaggatagtggagaagacactagtggtggttcgaaactggttcatgaggaaaaaggagtttgaactacaaaaggttagtatctaaactcattaagttttaatacttatgaacatgctagttatttaatataattgatgttctaaaagtgcctaagatccaaattgcttccgcatgtgttatattaacaccatcagccTTAGCCAGTGATCCATACACAGTCGATCCATACTTAGCAGATATACTTGGGTGACCCAGCCGCATATGCAGTAGCTCCAGATCGATACCCCAACCACGTGATCGAGACCTATACACCCCACCCCTTTGTATGGTTATAGGTCCAGTCCTTGTCGCAGCGCAGTAGTTAGTAGGTAATCAAGACCTGAGATAAAAGAGGTAGCAGATTCATATACTGACCTTAGGATGTATATCGAGACCTAGATACAAAACGTGACCCATTAGTGAGGTCCATATCGGTAATAGAAAGATCTGCCACAAAAAGCATTCGGAGTAGAAGTCGACCCTTCTCTCGCCATAATAGCACCACCTAGCTTCACAGCATCGGTCTCGTAGTAGCACATATCTTAATTTAGTGATTGTTATAGGGATAATGAAACCAATGATAGAGTTGACCTAGCCTAGTGACATCCATCCCTTGTCTCCGACCGGAAGATAGAGACTACTTCATGCACAACTTCAACATCTCCTCGGGTAGGCCTTTTTTCAAAACCCCCTTCGAAAAACGCATTGGCTTTCACTCGACGTTTGAGGATCCAAACAAGCAAAAAATACACTTTACACGAAAGAAAGGTGGATGTTCAGTGGCGAATAAAGAGAGTGCAAGCTATGCAAAAAGCAAGGAGGTGTTCATGCCTTAAGCTATTCCTTGAGATACTACTCGTCTCGATAGTTCACTCTTTCTTCTTGTAGTTCTACCTTTCTAGAGTAAATGCCCTGTAGAATATCATAAAAAAGCCTTGAATAAGCTTTTCTCGATCAAGATTTTGGTCTCCTTTCTCtttatatataacatataCTAGAATATGGTTAGCTCTTTACTAGTTAGATGGGTTAGCTTTATGCCCTTGTTCTTCCTCGGAGGAACTAGGTACAGCGGGTTCATCTCTTTCTCTAAAGGTCTTTTCAAGTGCACAATCTTACACGACTACAAGTCAAGTCTCAGCAAGGAAGATTTTGGGCCCTAAAGACAAAGGAACGGGCATTTTCAGAGACTAGCCCATTTCCCATTACTCGACGAGGGAAATTCCTCGCACATAATTTAGGGAGCCATTGAAAGGTGACTGAAACACCAAAAACGGCGACTACCCGAACTAATGGTAGAGGCAAGAACACTTTTTGGCCAAGTCCCATTAATTGATCATAACGATATCATGGAAATGATGCACGGACCCatatatatagaaagagaaagagaaagagaatcaCCTTGATACTAAACCAGATCTAGCCCGAGATCCTCTTGAAAATAGGAAGATCTAGGATAGGCGGCCAACCTCCTGGAGAGAGCGATGTGCATGGATTAGGTGAGTAGGGATGCAGCTCCGTGGACCGCTAGTTGGGCCTGATAGGTGGTGGTATCACAACCTTCTCAAAGGAATCGTACGTGACACTCTCGCCTCATATGGCTCTGTCCCGGCATCAGGACCTACCCTTTCCTTTTCCAACGGGTCCTCGAACCAACTTGTCCTCCCTTTCTATTCCTCGGTAAGCgctttcttttcattcattgATTGATTCAAGGTAGCTGTAGCTTGCTTCCAAGTCCAAGCGCTAGCGGTAGAAGCTAGTCACTTGAAGCAAACTTCCGGGCcaattattagaatattagTAAAGGCGCCTTAGCCTATCTCTCGTATAGGAAGAGGCATTTTCTTGTTCGTTAGCGCTTTAGTTTGAAATAAGGACGTTTAGGCTTGACTAAGAGTCTCGTTAGGGCGGCTGCTCGTTTAGTATTGCTTTGGCTTCGCCGTCTCTATCTTGCTGGCGCGGGAGCTACCGCAACTAAAAGCAAATGAATGAAGGAAGAAGGCAGACGCATTAGCAAAGACTACAAAGGCATTCCAGGCCGACTACAAGACTAGGACTACAATACAAGTCATGAGCGATAGCGAAGCCAAGCCGGATCTTTGATGTCGAAAGCCCCAAAACTAGCTATCTTATAGCGGACAACTAAGGCAAGCTTACTCAACAAATCTCAATAGAAAAAACCACTACCTCACTCAACGTCTAGTCTAGTAGTGGTTCGGATCTTGACCNgttttgtttattttctaagTATTGTCTCTCTTAGAGAATAACGTTATTGTGCAAAAATCACTTTCTTGTATGTGTGTTTCTGtcatttggtattagagcgtGGTTACATGCCAAAGATCATGCCGAGAAATAATAACAACACTAGAGAGAGAGTAGAGTCATCGAAGTCTGCAACAAAGGAAGGTCTGGTATCACTCCAATACCCGACGTTATCGAGAACCAACTGCTCAGCATGGGCTATGAGATGAAGGTCTATTTGCGTGCTCAAGTGGTGTGGGATGCAATCGAATCAACTGAGTCTTTGGATAGTCTTGATGAAAGGAAGGATCAAATGGCCTTAGCAGCTATCTATCAAGCAATCCTTGAGGagatgttgtttttgttagcaGAGAAAGAGACAGCAAAAGAAGCATGGCAGACGTTAAAAACTATTCATGTCGGTGCTGAACGTGTAAAAGAGGCAAAGATCCAAACTCTGAAGATTGAGtttgaaattatgaatatgaaggagTCCGAGACTATTGATGATTATACAGCAAGGTTGACAAAAgttgttaataaaatacataCTTTTGTTGACAAGTTTGAAGAGGCGTACTTGGTGAAAAAATTTCTCCGCTCAGTACCTCCTAAGTTTCTTCATATCGCATAGGCAATAGAACAATTTGCCGATTTAAAGGTGATGACCATGGAGGAAGTCATCGGCCGTCTTAAAGCATACGAGGAACGGATCGGTGGAAACAAAGAGAATGCTGAGCATGTCTTATTGACTCAAGGAgaatggaaagagaaaaaacgtAGCGACAATGGAGGTCATAGCCGAGGGCGAGGTCACAGTGGTCGCTGGAGAGGGAGAGGTCATGGACGTGGAAACGACTTGTTTCATCAAGAGAAGAAGGCTGACAAGAGCAAGGTAAGATGCTACAATTGTCAAAGCCTAGGCCACTATTCCTTATAATGTCGGAAGGTGAAGTGTTATAATTGTCAAAAAAATTGGTCATTATGCATCCGACTGTAGATCGAAGAAAAGGGAGGATCATTATGCATCCCACTGTAGATCGAAGAAAAGGGAGGATCATTATGCATCCCACTGTAGatcgaagaaaagaaagaatcagGCGCAGTTAACTGAGATGCAAAGTGATGAGGATAAGCCAGCCTTACTTACAGCACAAGTTTGTGAAGTCCGAACTCTCGGTTCACCAGAGTTGTCGGAGATGGCTCTTTATGAAGAGAAGGTTGTCCtagaagaaattgagaagaaaagcaaCACTTGGTTCCTAGATACGGGAGCCAACAATCATATGACTGGGTGTCAAAGTTGGTTCTCGGAATTGAACGAGTTAGTAACCGGCATGGTGAAGTTCGGAGATGGATCACTTATAGAGATAAAAGGACGTGGAGATGTGATGCTGCAATGTGAAAATGGAGATCACTGTATCCTCTCCGATGTATATTTCATTCCTGAACTTAAAAGTAACATTATAAGTTTAGGACAATTGGATGAACAGGGCTGTAAAGTTGAGATCGAACATGGTTTACTTGTATTTTCGCAAAGGCAAAGGAGTTCTTGGCAAAAGTGAAGCGGTCAAGAAATAGGCTATATACAATTAGCCTAAAAACAACGAAGGCCAACATGTCTACTTGGTAAGTTGTCTGAAGATTCTTGGTTGTGGCATGCTAGATATGGgcatttgaattttgaggCTTTAAGAAACCTGTCTACGAAACANTTGTTCGGAAGCCTGACGTATGCAAGAAATACAACAccaaatttaacaaaattacaagATCGAAGTGTGCCAATGATTTTCGTGGGATATGAAGCAGGTTCAAAAACTTATCGTTTGTATGATCCTANttaataaattctttttgcTGTTGGTAGATGATTTTAGTAAATATATGTGGATTGAATtgcttaaaaataaatctgaTGCATTCNACTTATCGTTTGTATGATCCTAAAGCAAAAAGACTTCATATCAGTCGAGACGTCAAGTTTCTAGAATTAGAAGAATATAAATGGGATGTGAAccaattggaagaaaataagaaggaAGGTGGTAAATTCGCTGTTCATTATGATCCACAGGTCAATGTGAATGACGAGGACATTTTAGAAGAGCGGGGAGAATCAACAGGGACTCTATTGGGAGATGATTCATCACCAGCAAATGATTTATCACCAAGAGACAATTCATCACCAAGAGACGATTCATACATCTCATCAAGTCCAAGAAAATTTCGACAGTTAAGAAAAATTTACTCTGATTCTATTGAGTTGGATGAAGAAGCTGGGATGTGTTTTCTTTCACTTGAGGAGCCAAATTCATATATGGAAGCAAGAGATAATGAGAAATGGTAGCAAGCAATGCTAGAAGAGTTTTCagttattgaaaaaaatggcaCGTGGGAGTTCGCAAAACTACCAAATGGACATCGAGCAATCGGGTTGAAATGGGTATATAAGTTGAAGAGAAATTCGGATGGGGAGATCGTGAGATATAAAGCCCATTTAGTCGCAAAGGGTTTTGTCTAGAAATATGGAGTGGATTTTGATGAGGTATTTGCACCTGTTGCAAGGCTTGAAACCGTGCGAGTCTTGATTGCTATAGCAGCGCAGGAGAGTTGGGAGATTCATCATATGGATGTCAAGTCAGCATTTCTTAATGGTGAGTTGAAGGAAGAGGTTTATGTAGAACTACCAGAAGGATTTGCTGAGGAAGGTCGAGAAGGGAATGTTTTACGACTCAGGAAGCATTGTGTGGCTTACGTCAAGCACCTCGTGCCTGGAATGCAAAATTGGATAATTGCTTAAAGTCTCTTGGATTTCAAAAGTGTCCTTTAGAGCATGCTGTGTATACACGttggaaggaaaataaaattcaaatagttggagtttatgttgatgatttaattattgttggGTCAAGCAAGgatgatattttaaccttCAAGCAACAAATGAAGAAGTTGTTTGAAATGAGTGACTTAGGATTGCTGTCTTATTATTTGGGAATCGAAGTTAAACAAGATGTTGATGGAATCAGGTTATCTCAGGCGAGTTATGCGGCAAAGCTTTTGGCAAAACTATGAATGATGGATTGTAATCCGTGTCATGTTCCTATGGAGCCGAAAACAAAACTAAGCAAAGTGAGTAATTGTACATATGTTGATTccactctttataagagtattcTCGGAAGTCTTTGTTCTTAGTGAACACACGACATGACTTATCATATTCCGTTGGAGTTATGAGTCGTTATATGGAAGCTCTGACTATGGTTCATATGGCAGCTGTGAAGCAGATACTCAGGTACGTGAAAGGAACTATTGATATTGGATGTCATTATGTGAAGGCAAAGCAAGTAGAAAATCGCTTAATCGGATATAGTGATAGTGATCTTGCTGGAGATATAGATGATCGAAAGAGCACTACGGGgacattgtttttcttatatGGCAATCCAATTACATGGacttcaaagaaacaaaaaatggtgGCACTTTTGTCCTGTGAAGCGGAGTATATTGCGGCGACGTCAGCTTCTTGTCAAGGAATATGGTGAGGACGTTTACTGAAGGAATTGCATGGGAAGGAAGTAAATCCAGTTCGTTTAAATATCGATAACAAGTCTGCTATAGCATTAGCAAAAAATCGAGTTCATCATGATCGCAGCAAACATATAGACATGAGGTTCCATTTCATTCGTGAATGTGTGCAAAAAGGAGAGATTGAAGTGGATCATGTAAAAACTGAGGATCAATTGGCTGATATACTTACGAAGCCATTAGGACGACAAAAATTTGTGGAGCTTCGAGAAAGAATTGGTTTGAAGAATGTAAGAATGTGAAGATCGAAATACaagattaaggggatgatttgttagtttatttaatcttgtattaaccgtaattcatttgtattttaaattatgttagtTTATTTGTGGCTAAGATCAAGGGAAGTTATTAGCAGTTATTAACGTGTGGCTAAGATTGTAAGAagttagtttttctttctgtctatatatgtactttgtaacaagttgaataaaaataagtaagttcgttttgtttattttctaagTATTGTCTCTCTTAGAGAATAACGTTATTGTGCAAAAATCACTTTCTTGTATGTGTGTTTCTGtcatttggtattagagcgtGGTTACATGCCAAAGATCATGCCGAGAAATACAATGACAACTTTTAGGCAGTCATGCCCGATCGTGAAACTGTCTAATGAACGTCCAATGGCGCCTTGCTCCGACCTGAGCTATGCAACAACGAGATCCCCCTTGAACTTTGCTGGATGTGCTTGATGGTCTCCTATAATACGCTCACTTTGGGATGGACTACTCCAACTGTTTCAAGAGTTTCCGCTAGTTGAACCCCGTCCAGTAGACTCCCTGTTTTGCTCATCCCCTTCGTCATCTCTTTTATCGGGATACTATTACCTTGGTTCGTAAAGTTTGAGTGGATGGCAGAGCGTAGGTGGCGAGCAGTTATATGGATACGGTGCTTTACTCGTAGATCGAAAGACATTTTCTGGTCCCCCCCTGAGCGGGTGGTGCTTGTGTGTGGGGTGTGCCACGACGAAACAAGGGAATGAAGGGCCGCTTTGCGTTGGAAGCTCTTTACCCTCCCCATAATGAGGGCTCTGTAGTCTTGGGGAGCGTTGAAGCCTGCTTCTTCTCCAGAGTTTGATTGGTCATCAAAACGACCTGTCCTTAATAGAACTGATCTAATTCTCTGAACAATCAGAATTTCGTACTTCTATCGGATCCTCCTTATCTCCTGATCGAGCTTGTGTAGGTAGATGTTGCGTGGTAGGGCTAATAGTAGTACACCGTGTGGGACGGAGTAGTAAGGGCCCTTCTCACCTCCTACGAGTTGTCCGACGGAAAAGACTTTCTAAATGGAGTAAAAGAACTTCGTATCGTCGATCTCTTCCTTCAAGATTGAGATGAGTCGATGTCGGTCGATGGTGTGAAAACACTTCCTGATGTCGAATTCCAAAAACCAGCGAGAGGTGCCCCACTCATCTTTGATCCGTCTTAGGGTCGAGTGGCGGCCTTGCCCCGAGTGGAAGTGCGATGTGTCTGGAAACTTGGGATTGTAAATGGATTCGAGTACCATTCTGATCACCTCTTTCATGATCTTTTCTATAGGCCGAACTAGTGTGAGCGATCTAAACTTTGACcctgatttctttctttcttcatatTGTAAAGGGGAGAAAGCCCCTTTTTGCTTCCTCTATTGATAGATCAAGGACCATCCTACTGTCATTTCAGTGACTTATAGAGCTTCCCTCAGCTCAGTCTTTTTGGTTCTTGAGAATGGTCGCCACCTCCCAGTACCAGAATGATTATCCCTGCTTGATAGGTCTACATCCATCCCTAAATGTCGTTAGGTACTATTCACTTTCCCGCCATTCTTGTAACCGTCTGTAATCCACGCAGGTGTGTCTGCACCCCCTTGAGTGGACGAGAAAGAAGGGAGATTTCTTGGAGCAACCCCCTAGATTCCAGACCTAGGAGTCAACTTTCCCGTATGAGCATTTGATACATGTATCAGTCCATGGAAGAGTGAAAGGGTAACCACTACTGAGGATCTCCCCCCTAATCCTTGATAGGTCGTCTGAGGGTTCGCTGCAGTTCATTGCTATGCTTACACACTAGGCTACCCTTCTCCGAAAGCTCTGAGGTACCACCTACCACTAGTCTTCGGCTGGAGGGGTTTATTTCACAAAAACGCCGAGATGCAGGCCCCTGAAGAGGGAAGCCCAACAAGTCTCAGATGCAAAGCCTGCACCTCATTAAGATCATATTGtctcccaaaaaaaaaaaaaaaaaaaaaaaaaaaaNAGAAGGCAGACCCCATTGAATATGAGAGTGAGGTACAACAACGCCATTTCTGTCCACCGCCCTTCTCACAAAGCTGTACGTAGACGTTACCGCTCATACAGCTCCTAGCCAACAAGCAGTTAGCTTTACTTTACAAAGAATGGAAGTGAAAATGAATCAACATCAAATAGAggaattcattttttcttttcagcaAGCGTCATGTCAGATCCGGGGCATCCTTTTCACAAAAACCTATGGATCCCCCCTCCTATCAGCACCTTGTGATGTTTTCAAAGATCATTACAATCCCTCTCCCTATTGGTAAACCagcttcgttcctctccctATTGGTCgataatcttttctttcctctccatCAATGTTTTtgtagatttaaaaaattatatggtGGATCAGGACGAGAATGAATTCGGGAGTCCATGACATACTCATCCTAGAGCTTTTGGGAagagtttatatatatatctcgagAGGTGAGGAGAGGGAGGAAGTAGCTCGACTTAAAGAGGAGAGGGTAACCCCCTGCTTGACCGATTTCTCGGAATCAGGGAAGATCTCTCATCTGATGACCTTGAGCAAGAAGAAGTTGCTCTCGATGTGAGATCTgcggaaaaagaaagaaaaggaattggATGCCCCAGAGCAGCAACCCCCGGATAAGCcttaaaaaaacacacacacacctcTTTGTAACTAAAGCTAGacacaaacaaaagaaagaagaaaagggccATGATGATGATCCTATCTTCGTTTTCGCCCAGATGATGCACTCCTAGCTCGCGGAGCTAcatattagaaaaagaaaaagaatctcTGTATTACTTTGATTAGAGAATCCTTGGTTTGACCAACGGACTACGTGGAAAATATGAGATGTAGGCAAGCCGCTACATCTTTTCCCCTTGCCCTTGAACGATTGAAGAACTACTAAGATTCTCTTAGATAACGGTCACATCTATGGTCAATCAATAGGTCTGCGGATTTATTCTTCTATACGATAAATCGCCATCTCGTAGTACTACCATGACACCAATTCTCATTCTTTTTCCGAGCCCCCTATGCCGGCCGTGACTTCGACTTTGAGTATGATGAATGAGTGGAAAGATCTTTATAGAAGTTCCCTGTCCGATCCAACCAAAGAGTTAGTATCTCAAAAatcaatcatatatatatggaGAACTAACNGTAGAACTGTGAGTTTTTTCAGAAAAGACTTGATGCCCCCTTGTCCGAATCCCGCGAGTGACTAAGCGCGAGACGAGCCATAACATAAGGGGCAAATCGACTACAACTCATCTATAAAGAATTCTTTTCTGGTATATTTGCATCAGGCTTTTATCGTACTAGTAAGAAGGTGTTCCCAAAAGGGGACGAATTCTGTCTAAGATCTTGTGTGCTGGCTTAGTAGCGCGTAAACAGAACACGTAGCCTAAGCGGAACTCAATATTCAACCAACCTATGGTCGATCCATTTATTCTTTCAACTTACTATCAATCAACCATGCCTTAGGTTCTCATTGCGGGAGATGTTGGAATGTGCCCTATGAATGCGCGTACAAGTAGGGTCATTATTCACCTACTACTAAGTTAAGGCAGAGAGTGGATGCTAGATTATATCAGTCGGGTATGCTGGACTTGGGTTCTGTAAAAATATCTACGAATTCTTCTTTGCAAGAGATATCCTTGGGTGGTTTAGTGATGTCTCCGACAGCCTTGCTGGGATCTCCAGATCGAATAATTAGTTTACAAGACGCTCTTAGGGGTCTTCTTTTCTCGGATTTCAGCTTTTGACTTTGATAAAAGTCTTTGACCTACTCTCTGAGAAGAGATGCATGCTTTATACAGGTAGTGAGGTCACGTATACTCATGGGATGCTTGTTTTTGTGGAGTAATGCTCTATCCACTCCAATTCCATTGCGCATACAAATCAATCGACGATCTAAGTCGTTGTTTAGTAAACTATTATACTTCTCGCATGCAGTGTCTGAGTCTTTCCCATTTAAGGAATATGGAGGAGGTATGTGTCCTCTCGCTTGCCTTTGTTAGAAAACACTCATACAACTAAGAGAAGAACCAACTTACTCATCTTATTCAACTTGTTACGTAGTACATATATAGACAGAATTGCCACACATTAATAACTGCCAATAACTTcccttaaccgctaataacttcccctaataacttcccttaaCCGCTAAACTTCCCTTAACTGCTTAACtgacataatttgaaatacaaacagtaaatacaaatgaattacagttaatacaagattaaataaactaacaaatcatccccttaatcttGTATTTCGATCTTCACATTCTTACATTCTTCAAACCAATTCTTTCAGTAAACGTCCTAACCATATTCCTTGACAAGCAGCTGACGTCGCCGCAATATACTCCGCTTCACAGGATGAAAGTGCCAccatcttttgtttctttgaagtCCATGTAATTGGATTCCCATGCAATTGTTTCTTTCTGCTTGCTTTGCCTTCACACAATGACATCCAATATCAATAGTTCCTTTCACCAGTTTGATTACTTGTTCAACGCTGCCGCTACCGCCATTATCGCcgccttccttcttctctaTCTTTTTTCAATGGGAAACTGCTTTTCATCGACAGTTTTAATTACCTGTTCTACTTGNGTAGTACATATATAGACAGAATTGCCACACATTAATAACTGCCAATAACTTcccttaaccgctaataacttcccctaataacttcccttaaCCGCTAAACTTCCCTTAACTGCTTAACtgacataatttgaaatacaaacagtaaatacaaatgaattacagttaatacaagattaaataaactaacaaatcatccccttaatcttGTATTTCGATCTTCACATTCTTACATTCTTCAAACCAATTCTTTCAGTAAACGTCCTAACCATATTCCTTGACAAGCAGCTGACGTCGCCGCAATATACTCCGCTTCACAGGATGAAAGTGCCAccatcttttgtttctttgaagtCCATGTAATTGGATTCCCATGCAATTGTTTCTTTCTGCTTGCTTTGCCTTCACACAATGACATCCAATATCAATAGTTCCTTTCACCAGTTTGATTACTTGTTCAACGCTGCCGCTACCGCCATTATCGCcgccttccttcttctctaTCTTTTTTCAATGGGAAACTGCTTTTCATCGACAGTTTTAATTACCTGTTCTACTTGTCCAGCCAATGGCTTTTCCACAACAGGTTTAATTACCTGTTCTACTTGTTCGGCTAACTGCTGTTCCACGACAGGTTTAGTTCCCTATGCTACTTCAATTGCAC carries:
- the LOC111796046 gene encoding LOW QUALITY PROTEIN: uncharacterized protein LOC111796046 (The sequence of the model RefSeq protein was modified relative to this genomic sequence to represent the inferred CDS: inserted 3 bases in 2 codons; substituted 2 bases at 2 genomic stop codons), which encodes MALFFFLLFISHREQLLLAQGHQMRDLXLIPRNRSSRGLPSPLXVELLPPSPHLSRYIYKXSSQKLXDEYVMDSRIHSRPDPPYNFLNLQKH